The Candidatus Liberimonas magnetica sequence CTTTAATGTATGTGCAGGAAGCGATTCTTAATATACTGGAACAGAAGGACATAGCAAAGCGTGAAGAGGTAATGAAAGAGGTCAATGAGTTGATGGCAGAGAACGCAAAACTGAATCAATAATAATTTTAAAATGGTTTTGATAAAATAATTATTGTAGTAAAAAGGGGTGTGATATGAAAGATTTTGGCGTGGCTTATTCTATTCATGTAAATAAGTTACTTTCAACACTGACAGTTCATAGGGATATTTGTGAAGATGTTTTAATGGATAAAACTGTTATTGATAAAATCTCTTTTATATTAGGGTCGAAATATGACCAAACATTTAACGACCGTTTATATCATCATGCGCTCTTATGTTTCCCTCTTCAAATTCAATGTCCTTCATACTGTGTGCTCGAAATTGGTTGTGCTGTATCTATTCCTCAATTTAAAAGTCATATAAATAGTCTTGAATTTGATTCCTATGGGGACTATGTTGACGATATAATTTCTGGAAAATGGTTAGCTGCATACCTGCAACTCTCGGGTGAGACTATGCCAGACGGAATTACAGATGAGAATATTAACAAATTCTTTTTTGGGCATTTTTTAGTGGCACTTGAAGAAAATATGATATTTTCAACTATTCTTTGGGTGAATAAACCGACAGGTATTGAACTATTTTCTCGGGAACTTATTTGAATTTAGACTAAAATATACGAAGGAATAAAATGGAAAAACGCCTTCTAAACATTAACGGGGCAAAGAAATTCTTAATAAAATTATGAAATGGCAAAATATATAATAGAAACAAGGCATGGATAGACATGCAAAGGAGAATTAAATATGTCAAACAATGAAATAACAGTTTGGGGAATACATGGCGGTAGAACCGGTGATGCAGATACACTTTTCTTAAAGGATAATTATGTGGGGCTTGGATGGACTGAGATGGGAGATCTTTCAAAACTTGGAGCAGATAGGGAAGCGTTTAAATTAGAAGTGAAAAATAAATATCCTGAAAAAGTTGAAGGGGCAATCCCGAATAATGCCGGGCAATTGTTCAGGTTTGTTCATGAAATGAAGAAAGGGGACATTATAGTCTATCCTTCAAAAAGAGATAGACAGATTCATATTGGAAAAATTACAGGTGATTATAAGTTTGATTCAAAAAAAGAACCAGGCTATCCCCATATACGACCTGTTAAATGGTTGAAAGAAATATCCCGAACTAAATTTTCACAAGGTGCTCTTTATGAAATGGGAGCAGCAATGAGTTTTTTCCAGGTTAAAACTTATGCAGATGAGTTTTTATCAGCTCTTGAAAGGGAAATACAGCCCACCCCAGTTAAAAAAGACATTACTGTAATAGAAGTGTCAAAGAATATTGAAGAAAATACCCGTGATTTCATCATCAAGCAATTGGCACAGGAACTAAAAGGGCATCCTTTATCTGATTTTGTTGCTCATTTGCTTGAAACAATGGGGTACAAGACAAGAATTTCCCCGGAAGGCCCTGACGGCGGTATAGATATTATTGCACATAAAGATGAGCTTGGTTTTGAACCCCCAATAGTTAAGGTTCAGGTAAAAAGCAGTGAGGGAAGCATTGGCGACCCGATTGTTTCAGCCCTTTATGGCAAAGTTGCTAAGGAAGAATACGGTTTGCTTGTAACACTTGGCAAATTCACGAATCAAGCAATAAACTTTGCAAAAAGTAAGAGTAATCTCCGGTTAATTGACGGCGATGAGCTTGTTTCTCTGATACTTGAACATTACGAGCAATTTGATTCTATGTATAAGGGACTTCTGCCACTCAAGAAGGTTTATATTCCAGAGCAGATTGACGAAGTTGAAGAATAATTTATTTATTGACGATTTAATGAATTTACTGTTGTATAATTATGCCAAAAAGATGTAGAATAAACTAATAAATTCAGAAACTATATTTAGAAAAGCTATTAAAGTGCAGGGTATGTCATTTTATATCGGAGGCGAGTTTAAATGTCAAAAATATCCTCTATTAAGAATTATGATGACTGGACTAGGAAAAAAGTAAAAGTTACTGATTTATTTCTCGACCCTGAAAATATTCGTCTTCAAGTAGAGGTAAAATCTTCTCAAGAAGCTTTGATAAATGATCTTTTTTTAAATGAAAGCGCTATGGACGTGCTAGAGAGTATCACTGCTAATGGGTTTTTTCCTGATGAAGTTCCGGTCGTAGTTAAAGAAGATGATAAATACATAGTTTTAGATGGGAATAGAAGAGTTGCTGCTTTAAAGGTATTGTTGCGTCCGGAAATTGTGCCATCCAAAGAAGTTAGTATTAAAAAAATACTTAAAACAACAAACCCCTCTATCAAGGAAGTCGAAGTTGTTGTTGCTCCTGATCGTGATTCTGTTAGGAAGTTGTTAGCGAGCAAACATACACAAAATACACGTAAACCTTGGAGTACACTTAGACAAGCTTATTTTTATAAAGCAGAACTTGAGCGTGATAAAACGATACAGGATTTAAGAAATGATTATCCAACTGTAGATATTAATAAATTTATACGGCTAATCAATATTCATAAAATTGCTAAATCTGTCAAATATGACTCCGATCAGATAACTAAGAAGATTCATAACGAACGCACGTTTCCTTCTTCCACTTTAGAAAGATTATATGATGATAAACAAATTCGGGATTTTCTCGGTTTTGAATTTGGTGGTGACGGCGAAGTAAAGATAAAAATAGACAAAAAAGAATTTGAGAAAGGTTTTAAACAAATTGTTCAGGATATAGTAGAAAAAGCTGTCGATTCACGTATTTTAAACAATGAAAAAAACAGAAAGGCATATCTGGATAGTATCCCTCGTTCAAGTGTCCCTAATCTTGCTAAAGGAAGTAAGGTTTTAACAAGTGCAGATTTTAAAGAAACCCCGCCTCTTTATGGCAAGAAAAGAACAAAGCTAGCTCCTAAAAATATTAAATTCTCTTTACAATTCCCCGCCCTTAGGAGAATGCTTACCGAATTACAAGAAATTGATTATCATAAATTTCCAAACGCTTCACATGATTTGCTTAGGAGTTTCCTAGAATGTGCGCTTAAAGCTTATTTTGAACACTGTGGTAATCCTGTAAAACCATCAAAACAAAGGAATTATGTTTTTTTGAATGATGTGCTTACTGCTTTTAAAAACGAAATGGATGTTGAAAAGAATACTCAATTGTACCAAGTTACCCAAAAGGTTATTACAAATTCAACTATGGCTTCCTATACTGCACAGGCTATGAATGCAACAAACCATAATCCAAGTATTTTTCCCACTGACAAAGAAGTTGAGGATGCCTGGGATACTTTGGAAGTAATATTTCGCTATATACTAGACCCCAAGCCAAAACAAAATGCAAAAAATAACCCATAAAAGAAATCATAAATTCCATTATAGCCCTTTGAGGTATCCGGGAGGTAAGACTTTTTTATTTCCTTTATTTGATAACTTAATAAAAGAGAGTGGATTTGAGAAAGTTACTTATGTAGAGCCGTTTGCCGGTGGATCTGGGGCGGCCCTTGCTCTGCTTTTTTTGGAAAAGGTTGATCAAATTGTGATTAACGACCTTGATAAAGCAATTTACTCATTTTGGAAATCTGCAATTTATGATTCAGAAAAATTTATAATAAAATTATTTTCAATACCCATTACTATTAGAGAATGGAAAAAACAGAAATTAATTTATAAAAACCCGCGGTCTGGACAATTTGAACTTGGGTTTGCAACCTTTTACCTCAATAGGACAAATATATCTGGTATTTTAGATGGTGGTCCAATTGGAGGTATGCATCAAAATGGCAAATGGAAAATAAATGCTAGATTCAATAAAGAGGCATTAGCTGAAAAAATACATCAATTATCTCTATATAAAAATAGAATCTCTGTTTGTAATAAAGATGGTATAGAGTTGATTAAGGAATATTTAGACAAAAAAAATACTTTTATATATCTTGACCCACCATATTTTGAAAAAGGTGCTATGTTGTATTTGAATCATTATAAGGCAGAAGACCATCAGGCACTAGCAGAAATATTAAATAAAAATCCGAAAGCAATTTGGCTACTTACATATGATAATAAAAAAGAGATAAAATCTCTTTATTCGGAAAGAAAGATAGTAAATTATTGCTTAAATTATAATGCATATGAATCTCGTATGGGGAAAGAAATTATGATTTTATCCGACACATTGGCAGTAAGGGTATAGCTCAATGCAGGTTGCGGTAGCATAAGAAAAGATTATAATACCTTAAAATTACATTACTGTGAGGGAAACATGGCAGAAAAAATACCAGGCAAAAATAAAAAAGAAAGCCAAGAATCAGTATTTATGCAGATTATTCAAAGAGGCGTTGATAAAGGGATAATCGTATTATCAGACGATCAATCTAAGGTAACCTACCATTGCTCAAGAGATTATACGACAGGTTTTAAGAATCCCGAAGAAAAAGTTAGGGCTTCCTACTTTGTTGAATTGATTCTGGATTATCAATACCCGAAAGAAAGAATAAATTTTGAAGTTACTGTTCCCAGAAGAACCCCTGAAGACAGGGCAGACATTGTTATTTATGACGATGATGAATTAAAAATACCTTATTTGATTGTTGAGACTAAAAAGGATGGCATAACAGATGCTGAGTTTAAGCAAGCAATAGAACAGGCATTTGGCAATGCAAACAGTTTGAGGGGTAAGTATGCCTCTGTTATTGCAGGAACCACAAGGACAGCATTTGACATTTCAGGATTCAAACCAAGCGAAAGAGAAAAGAATGTTATTTCTGATATTCCAAAGAAATATGGTAAAACTCCCAAATATAGATTCATTAAAGGTGAAACAGACAAAGAACTAAAAACCATCTCAAGAGAAGACTTGATAAGAACGTTAGGAAAAGCTCATGATACGGTATGGCAGGGTGGTAAACTCGCTCCTACCACTGCATTTGACGAAGTTGCAAAGCTGCTTTTCTGTAAATTAAGAGATGAGAAGCTGACCAAAAAGGGTGAAGAGTATAAATTCCAAATAGGGACGCATGAATCAGCCGAAGATATTTATAGGCGCATAGATTCAATATACCAGAAAGCGAAGAAAGAAGATTCAGAAGTATTCAAGGAAGATATCCGTTTAGACCCAAGGGTTGTATATAGTGTTGTTGAACATTTACAGGGGCTTGCCATCAATAAAATTGATTTGGATACAAAAGGCGTAGCCTTTGAAAAATTTATGGAAGATTTTTTCAAGGGTAAGATGGGACAGTTTTTTACTCCTCGTGAAATTATTAAATATTGTGTTAATATGATTTCCCCTGATAGGGGCGACCTTGTTTTGGATCCTTCCTGTGGAAGTGGTGGTTTTCTTCTTAATGCAATGGACAGGGTTAGGAATTATGCAGAAAAGAATTATGATACGCAAGAGGCATACAATTACTGGCATGATTTCGCAAAGGATAATCTTTACGGCATTGAGATAAATGACCAAATTGCCCGAGTATGCAAAATGAACATGATTATTCATGATGACGGCCATACTAATGTAATTAGTACAGATGCCCTTAGTGACTTTGAAGACTTCAAGAAGATTCATGCTAAATTTAAGAAAGACCATTTTGACATAATTCTGACAAATCCGCCATTCGGTGCAATCGTAAAATCAACAGAAAAGGATTATCTTGATAAATATATATTAGGTGAAGACAAACAGAATCAAAAAACAGAAATCTTATTTATCGAAAGGTGTATTAATTTTGTTAAGCCAAAATCCGGTAGGATTGCCATAGTTTTGCCTGATGGTATTCTAACCAATTCTTCTTTACAATATGTGAGAGACTTCATAATGGAACATTGCCAGATTTTGGCTGTTGTCTCTTTGCCTCAATTTGCGTTCTCTCACTTCGGTGCAGGTGTAAAGTCCTCTCTGGTATTCCTTCGCCGCAAAGGAGAGAAAGAGAAAATTGAAAAGTATCCTATTTTCATGGCAATTGCTGACCATATAGGATACGATGCTACAGGCAGACAAGACCCGATTAATGATTTAGATACTATTTATGAAGAATATCAGAAGTTCCTGAAGAATCCTAAGGGGTATAAGTAATGGAATGCTTTACTGTTTTATCGAATGAAATTGAAGGCAGGTTAGACTGCTTTTATTATAATCCTGTATTCATCGAATTAGAGAAGAAAATAAGGAGTAAAACTAAAAAAATTCTTGGCGATTATATTCTCAATATCGCAGGTGGAGCAACTCCTGAAAAGGACGAATCTGATAAATATTATACTGAATCCCCTAATGAAGGGGTGCCATTCATAAGGGTTCAGAATCTTGGTGAAGAAGGATTAAAGTTAGATGATTGTAAGTATATTAAGTGCGAAACTCATAATACAATGTTAAAAAGAAGTCAGGTCAAAGAGTATAACCTACTAACCAAAATTACTGGCGTGGGAAGGATGGCAATATCTTCTATTGCTCCGAAAGGATTTGAAGGTAATATAAATCAACATGTAGTAGTTATGCAAACAAGTGATTATGAGACAAGCAAAGTATTGGCTGCATTTTTAAATTCAGACATTGGTGAGAAGCTTGCTTTCCGTCGTTCAACCGGAGGTACGAGACCCGCTTTAGATTATCAAGCACTAAAGACCATACCGATAATATTTGAACCTAAAATAGTAGAGATTATGCAAAAAGCCTATGTTGAAAAAAAGAGAAAGGAACAAGAAGCTGAAATAATTATTAACTCTCTAAACAACTTTGTTCTTCAGTTACTAAACATTAAAGTTTCGGAAATTAATGATAAATTATGTTTTGTGGTATTTTCAGATGAAATTGTAGGAAAAAGATGTGACCCAAAGAAGTATACTGTAAAACCGACAGGAATCATTCAAGCTATATCAAAAGCGAAATATAACACAAAAGAGTTATCTAGTCTAATACAAGAAACCATATCAGGAGAATGGGGCGAAGATGAAGAAAAGGAAGAACAATTTATTGATTATATCAATTGCAGTGTTCTTAGAAATACGAATTTTGATAACAGATATAATTTAAATCTGCACGATGTAGCTCAAAGACTTTTACCTCAAGAAAAATATATTAAAACAAAACTTATCAAAGGTGATATTCTAGTAGAAAAATCTGGTGGTAGCCCAATTCAGCCTGTTGGCAGGGTGGCGATAATACAAGACTCAAATGAAGGTTATGGTTTTAGTAATTTCTTGCAGTGTGTCAGACTGAATCAAGAAAAGGTGCTTCCCGAATATGTGTTTGCATACTTAAGAGCACTTTATGGATTAGGATATATGGAGTATCTTCAAAACCAGACTACAGGGATTAAAAATTTGATTATGGAAGAATTTTTATCTATTCAAATACCCTTACCGCCTCTATCTGTCCAAAAAGAAATTGCGAAAATAGTATTGACTAGCATTGAGAAAGCAAAACAATTAGAAAAAGAAGCACGGAATATTATAGAAGAGGCAAAAAAAAAGGTTGAAGAAATTATATTAGGGAAAATAGTATGATATCTTTAAAAGGTATTTTTGGTATTTCTTTGGGTGGGTTTCCTTGTATTAGAGGCTATGCTAAACTTGGTGATTTGGCAAAAATATCAAAGGCGAATCCAGGTTTTCAAAGGGAATTGCTTCCCCATCATAAGAAAGATATTGAAATATTTCTAGATAATCAGGAATACCTATTTTTCTCTGAGATTGTTCTCTCGTGCCCCTTATACTACGATTACGGTAAAAAGAATGCAATAAGCGGTCTTAATCCGATAAATAGTATAGGAAATAAGGAAAACTTCAGTTCCAATGTAAATAAGTTAAGTATTAAATTTAAGAAGAATACTGATATTGTTGAACTTACTATTGATGAGACAAAAAACGATTTTCTTTTAAGCAGAGTTGACGGTAACCATAGGTTATCTGCTTCTGATTTGAAGGATTCTTTTAAAGAGTATACTACACCCTTTTGTATAATTCTTTTTTCAGATGACAAATCCGATAAGCGGGATAAAGTGATATTCCATAATATTAACTTTCGCTCAATACCTCTGGAGTTTGAACACAGTCTGAAGATATTCCTAGATGATGTTTCTTTATTCTCGGATGATGAGCTTAAAAAGCCAAGTCTTGGTTGGGCGTACTATTTTGCCAGAAAATTGATGCATGATGACTATCAAAACATATCAGTGCTACACAAGGATGGAAAATACAGGCATATATTAGTAAATGCAGTAAAATTATTATTGGAAAGGGGAGCAATAAAAGAAAATGAAGATGAACTTAGCAAGATAAGAAATGCTCTTAACAGACTCGATACTATTTATTTAAAATATCCTGTAATACACTCAAATTCGGGAATATTCTCAACTATGTTATATTTGCAGATACAAAAAGAGTATCTTATTGAACCTTTTCTTCAATGGGTTACTAATGACCTTGTTTATGATATAAAGGAAATATCTCCAGAGAGTTTATTAGAAATATTCAATAAGAGGATAGAATCGAGAAGCAGGGAAATATTTATTTCAATGGATTTTAATAATAAACATTCAAAGCTTAATTTTAATGTTGTGAGTGATGTCATAGATTCTATAAACCAGAAATATTTCAATAATACTCCTCCTCTGCAATTAAAGAAAATAAAAGTTGACAACCCTAATGACCCTTGCACATTTCGAATAACCGAAGAAATTGTTTGTAAAATAGAAACATGTGGTTTGTTGATAGCCGATCTTACTGGGATGAATTTGAATGTTTACCATGAGTCTGGTTATGCTATGGGCTATATAAAAGGGAAAGGTCTTAGTAATAAGATAATGTTCCTTTTGTACCATGATAAAAAGGATAGAGATGTAGATAAGAAAGTTGCTTTTAATTTAAGAGATTTTTCTCAATTGAGGTTTTCAAATAGGAAATTACTAAAGAGCAAAATAAAAGATAGAATATTGAGGCATTATAATCTCTTATAGTTTTCCGTTCAGATAAATAATAGCACTGCAATAAAAGCATTGTAAATTTGACTTAATTCCCGAAAAATAGTATCTTTACCTCGTAGAGTTCGCATTTCATAAGAAGTGCGAACTTTTTCTTTTTTATGGCATAACTCCCTTATTAGAATACCGTCAATAAATTATAATATTGTCAATTCATCTGCCCGTATCAAATTAAACTACCCTTAAAACACATTTTATCTGTTTATCACTCTCCTTTCCCCTTAAATTTCAACTCCGTCGTAAAACCGGCAAAAGGTTTAAATTGCCGTGTTTTTTCCTATTTCCATGGAGTTCAGAAAACTTATGAAATCTGCACCGGGAAAACCGAAGAAAAAGAGGTTTAACTGGACACTTGACGAAAGCAAGTATCTTTCAACAGAGGAAGTCAAAAAACTCCGGGAAACATGCCTAAAGAGAAGGGATATTGCTGTTATACGGCATGATTATATTCCCGTGAGAGACTGGTTCATGGTCGAGCTTGGCCTTAATGC is a genomic window containing:
- a CDS encoding N-6 DNA methylase — its product is MAEKIPGKNKKESQESVFMQIIQRGVDKGIIVLSDDQSKVTYHCSRDYTTGFKNPEEKVRASYFVELILDYQYPKERINFEVTVPRRTPEDRADIVIYDDDELKIPYLIVETKKDGITDAEFKQAIEQAFGNANSLRGKYASVIAGTTRTAFDISGFKPSEREKNVISDIPKKYGKTPKYRFIKGETDKELKTISREDLIRTLGKAHDTVWQGGKLAPTTAFDEVAKLLFCKLRDEKLTKKGEEYKFQIGTHESAEDIYRRIDSIYQKAKKEDSEVFKEDIRLDPRVVYSVVEHLQGLAINKIDLDTKGVAFEKFMEDFFKGKMGQFFTPREIIKYCVNMISPDRGDLVLDPSCGSGGFLLNAMDRVRNYAEKNYDTQEAYNYWHDFAKDNLYGIEINDQIARVCKMNMIIHDDGHTNVISTDALSDFEDFKKIHAKFKKDHFDIILTNPPFGAIVKSTEKDYLDKYILGEDKQNQKTEILFIERCINFVKPKSGRIAIVLPDGILTNSSLQYVRDFIMEHCQILAVVSLPQFAFSHFGAGVKSSLVFLRRKGEKEKIEKYPIFMAIADHIGYDATGRQDPINDLDTIYEEYQKFLKNPKGYK
- a CDS encoding ParB/Srx family N-terminal domain-containing protein; the encoded protein is MSKISSIKNYDDWTRKKVKVTDLFLDPENIRLQVEVKSSQEALINDLFLNESAMDVLESITANGFFPDEVPVVVKEDDKYIVLDGNRRVAALKVLLRPEIVPSKEVSIKKILKTTNPSIKEVEVVVAPDRDSVRKLLASKHTQNTRKPWSTLRQAYFYKAELERDKTIQDLRNDYPTVDINKFIRLINIHKIAKSVKYDSDQITKKIHNERTFPSSTLERLYDDKQIRDFLGFEFGGDGEVKIKIDKKEFEKGFKQIVQDIVEKAVDSRILNNEKNRKAYLDSIPRSSVPNLAKGSKVLTSADFKETPPLYGKKRTKLAPKNIKFSLQFPALRRMLTELQEIDYHKFPNASHDLLRSFLECALKAYFEHCGNPVKPSKQRNYVFLNDVLTAFKNEMDVEKNTQLYQVTQKVITNSTMASYTAQAMNATNHNPSIFPTDKEVEDAWDTLEVIFRYILDPKPKQNAKNNP
- a CDS encoding DNA adenine methylase, with product MQKITHKRNHKFHYSPLRYPGGKTFLFPLFDNLIKESGFEKVTYVEPFAGGSGAALALLFLEKVDQIVINDLDKAIYSFWKSAIYDSEKFIIKLFSIPITIREWKKQKLIYKNPRSGQFELGFATFYLNRTNISGILDGGPIGGMHQNGKWKINARFNKEALAEKIHQLSLYKNRISVCNKDGIELIKEYLDKKNTFIYLDPPYFEKGAMLYLNHYKAEDHQALAEILNKNPKAIWLLTYDNKKEIKSLYSERKIVNYCLNYNAYESRMGKEIMILSDTLAVRV
- a CDS encoding restriction endonuclease subunit S — its product is MECFTVLSNEIEGRLDCFYYNPVFIELEKKIRSKTKKILGDYILNIAGGATPEKDESDKYYTESPNEGVPFIRVQNLGEEGLKLDDCKYIKCETHNTMLKRSQVKEYNLLTKITGVGRMAISSIAPKGFEGNINQHVVVMQTSDYETSKVLAAFLNSDIGEKLAFRRSTGGTRPALDYQALKTIPIIFEPKIVEIMQKAYVEKKRKEQEAEIIINSLNNFVLQLLNIKVSEINDKLCFVVFSDEIVGKRCDPKKYTVKPTGIIQAISKAKYNTKELSSLIQETISGEWGEDEEKEEQFIDYINCSVLRNTNFDNRYNLNLHDVAQRLLPQEKYIKTKLIKGDILVEKSGGSPIQPVGRVAIIQDSNEGYGFSNFLQCVRLNQEKVLPEYVFAYLRALYGLGYMEYLQNQTTGIKNLIMEEFLSIQIPLPPLSVQKEIAKIVLTSIEKAKQLEKEARNIIEEAKKKVEEIILGKIV
- a CDS encoding restriction endonuclease, producing the protein MSNNEITVWGIHGGRTGDADTLFLKDNYVGLGWTEMGDLSKLGADREAFKLEVKNKYPEKVEGAIPNNAGQLFRFVHEMKKGDIIVYPSKRDRQIHIGKITGDYKFDSKKEPGYPHIRPVKWLKEISRTKFSQGALYEMGAAMSFFQVKTYADEFLSALEREIQPTPVKKDITVIEVSKNIEENTRDFIIKQLAQELKGHPLSDFVAHLLETMGYKTRISPEGPDGGIDIIAHKDELGFEPPIVKVQVKSSEGSIGDPIVSALYGKVAKEEYGLLVTLGKFTNQAINFAKSKSNLRLIDGDELVSLILEHYEQFDSMYKGLLPLKKVYIPEQIDEVEE